CGCGATCTTGCAAAAATGCTGAAATAATCAGTACTACTCTAAACTAAGGCTCAATTAGTTGGCACCTTGAGGTCTGAAGCCTTGAAAACGATTGCTTCTCTTAAAACCAAATTACTGCGAGGTGGGGAATTCCCACCTCGTTTTATTGTTTCTTAAAATCAAATTGTTCAAGAATACTAAAGTTCCTGTATAAGAAACCGATAATATTATATTACCCATTATTCATGCTGGTTCAGTTAACATACTCCAGATATAATCTATGAATTGAGCAGAAAGTGATGAAGATGTACAGAAAAATGTCTGTAAAAAATTGGTTTTACCGTTTCGATAAAATAATTAACAGGATACCGATTCTAATTGCAATAAGAAAAGGTCTCACCTATATGATACCTTTACTTTTATTGGGCTCCTTTGCTCTATTGATTAATAGTCTCCCCATACCCTTCTACCAGAGTTTTATGGCTCAAAGTTTGGGAGAAGACTGGGGGCTGCTTCTAACAGTGATTCATGACAGCACCTTTGGAATGATGTCTCTTTTCATGGTGATCTGCATCAGTTATTCCTACGCCAATGAGATCGGGCTAAAAAAAAATACCAGCCCAATCATAACTGCGTCAGTATCCCTCGCATCCTATCTTGCAATCAGTGAAATCAGTATCGAAAATTTTCATATTTCAAGTTTCGGTGCCTCGGGTATTTTTATGGCGATCGTGGTATCTGCCAGTTCCTCCGTTCTCTTTCTGAAATTTTCATCGCTCAATGCATTCAAATTGAAAGCCTATACGAATGGGGCAGATGCGGTTTTCAAGCAAGCGCTTTCTTCCATCTTTCCCGCCGCCGTAACCGTTGGAATCTTTGCTGCTATAAATGTCACTTTATCCAATGTCTTTCACATTGCCAGTATACAGGAGTTTTTATCCACATATTTCAGTACGCTTTTTACGAGAATTGAATCGCCTTTCCTTAGTGGTTTACTATTCGTCATTTTAATTCATCTCTTTTGGTTTTTCGGAATGCACGGCAGCAATATATTGGAGCCGGTGACCCAAGCGGTTTTTCAACCTGGAGTTGAGGTCAACCAAAGACTTATAGAAGCCGGACTAACACCCGATATTGTTTTTACCAAGACTTTTATTGATTCCTTTATTCTGATGGGCGGATGCGGAACTGCTATTTGTCTTGTAACCGCAATCCTCCTAGCCGGTAAATATAAAAACCAAAGAGAGCTGGCGAAACTGTCCGCACTCCCTCTGTTGTTTAATATCAATGAACTGGTGGTCTTTGGGCTGCCAATTGTTTTGAATCCGATTTTTCTGGTTCCCTTTCTTTGCGTGCCTGTTCTTTTGACCTTTACGGCATTCTTTGCTGTCTATTATGGTTTTGTACCGTACACAATTCACGCGGTTGAATGGACAACCCCGATCCTGCTGA
This genomic window from Clostridiales bacterium contains:
- a CDS encoding EAL domain-containing protein, which codes for MKMYRKMSVKNWFYRFDKIINRIPILIAIRKGLTYMIPLLLLGSFALLINSLPIPFYQSFMAQSLGEDWGLLLTVIHDSTFGMMSLFMVICISYSYANEIGLKKNTSPIITASVSLASYLAISEISIENFHISSFGASGIFMAIVVSASSSVLFLKFSSLNAFKLKAYTNGADAVFKQALSSIFPAAVTVGIFAAINVTLSNVFHIASIQEFLSTYFSTLFTRIESPFLSGLLFVILIHLFWFFGMHGSNILEPVTQAVFQPGVEVNQRLIEAGLTPDIVFTKTFIDSFILMGGCGTAICLVTAILLAGKYKNQRELAKLSALPLLFNINELVVFGLPIVLNPIFLVPFLCVPVLLTFTAFFAVYYGFVPYTIHAVEWTTPILLSGYMATQSISGSILQLFNFVLGTACYIPFVRLSEMASQEQIKLNLKKVYSVYKENEERGYPPALLSRHDEIGNLSRFLASDLADDLKNENLKLYYQPQTDYNGKIFGVEALLRWNHPVYGYIYPPLIIALAEESSIIDNLGRWIFNKALEDLGKLRNAGYSEISLSVNVSAVQLENETLISWLKNKIEMNQLPFHSVKIEITEQIALAGSHKIMDQIDSIKQLGIKLAMDDFGMGHSSLKYLKEYEFDTIKLDGSLIREVVSNSNCRNIISSIVYLCNSLDCSIIAEYVEAEDQKNILYQLGCEKYQGYLYSEPLPYEALVQYLISNTGKKR